One part of the Caproiciproducens sp. CPB-2 genome encodes these proteins:
- a CDS encoding NAD(P)H-dependent oxidoreductase: MADLIVFASPLYFWIISSKLKAFIERFYRIAEEDPNPPLGRYEKYPVKDCALLMTAADNYFWTFEQAVSYYKFALVNYIGFHDKGMVLAGGCGDTNGKPHINKTIHLREAYEFGERIYANV, translated from the coding sequence ATGGCAGATTTGATCGTATTTGCCTCACCGCTTTACTTTTGGATAATTTCGTCCAAGCTGAAAGCCTTTATTGAACGATTCTACCGTATTGCGGAAGAAGATCCAAATCCACCGTTGGGGCGCTATGAAAAATATCCGGTCAAAGATTGTGCCTTGCTTATGACGGCAGCGGACAACTATTTCTGGACCTTTGAGCAGGCGGTATCTTATTACAAATTCGCATTGGTCAATTATATCGGATTCCATGACAAAGGTATGGTGTTAGCTGGCGGTTGCGGAGATACCAATGGGAAGCCTCATATCAACAAAACCATCCATTTGCGCGAAGCATACGAATTTGGTGAAAGGATATATGCTAACGTTTAA
- a CDS encoding HAMP domain-containing sensor histidine kinase: MKEKKAERDDRVKRKHFTWKEYALTYFVLLTLSAGQWMIYDEYVDYGSMPPEFIWGMLGYWAIVTAVFCLVVARQKVRAFDRPMQKLSEAAKEVAGGDFSVYLEPMHRADRQDYIDVMFEDFNKMVEELGSIETLKNDFISNVSHEIKTPLSVIQSYAMALQKENLSAEQRKEYTDTIFSASRKLTSLVTNILKLNKLENQQITPSAEPFDLCRQLSECALVFEDLWEQKNIEFVADIEDRAVIRADESMLEIVWNNLLSNALKFTDPGGTVTLTQTSDEDTVTVTVSDTGCGMSEETMNHIFDKFYQGDTSHSGEGNGLGLALSLRVIELAGGSLSVKSEPGEGTTFTVRLKA; this comes from the coding sequence TTGAAGGAAAAAAAGGCGGAAAGGGACGACCGGGTCAAAAGGAAGCATTTCACATGGAAGGAATACGCGCTGACCTACTTTGTGCTGCTGACCCTGTCCGCTGGACAGTGGATGATTTATGACGAGTACGTGGACTATGGCAGCATGCCGCCGGAATTCATCTGGGGGATGCTCGGATACTGGGCGATCGTGACCGCCGTTTTCTGCCTTGTCGTCGCCCGGCAAAAGGTCCGGGCATTCGATCGGCCGATGCAAAAGCTCAGCGAAGCGGCCAAAGAAGTCGCCGGGGGCGATTTTTCGGTTTATCTGGAGCCGATGCACCGGGCCGACAGGCAGGACTACATCGATGTGATGTTCGAGGACTTCAACAAGATGGTGGAGGAACTGGGCAGCATCGAAACGCTGAAAAACGATTTTATCAGCAACGTGTCCCACGAGATCAAAACGCCGCTGTCGGTGATCCAGAGTTACGCCATGGCGCTCCAAAAAGAAAACCTATCGGCTGAACAGCGCAAAGAATATACCGACACGATTTTTTCGGCTTCCCGGAAACTCACATCGCTGGTTACCAATATTCTGAAACTCAACAAACTGGAAAACCAGCAGATCACCCCCTCCGCCGAACCCTTTGACTTGTGCCGGCAGCTCAGCGAGTGCGCGCTCGTTTTTGAAGATCTGTGGGAGCAAAAGAATATCGAATTCGTGGCGGACATCGAGGACCGCGCCGTGATCCGCGCGGACGAAAGCATGCTGGAGATCGTTTGGAATAATCTGCTTTCCAATGCGCTGAAGTTCACCGATCCGGGCGGGACGGTCACATTGACCCAAACCTCGGACGAGGATACGGTGACCGTAACGGTTTCAGACACCGGCTGCGGCATGAGCGAAGAAACTATGAATCACATCTTCGACAAATTCTATCAGGGCGATACCTCCCACTCCGGGGAGGGCAACGGTCTCGGTTTAGCCCTTTCGCTGCGGGTCATTGAGCTTGCGGGCGGCTCTTTATCTGTTAAAAGTGAGCCCGGTGAAGGGACGACGTTTACAGTCAGATTAAAGGCTTAA
- a CDS encoding radical SAM protein, which produces MNIKEKAQAFALDQAMNYLSGDPEKNLPKLLAWVDRIGWGKDFSGSNGPKETIHKIVDDPENVWHQYIMRLWRDIDNDVLKSTFRNFVLNAALFGFPKQEALSEQYGCNIPWAILMDPTSACNLHCTGCWAAEYGNKLNMSYETLDSIIRQGTELGTYFYLYSGGEPLVRKADIIRLCEAHPDCQFTAFTNGTLIDEAFADEMLRVKNFIPAISVEGFEKDTDFRRGEGTFKKVEKAMAILKAKHLPFGISCCYTSKNCEMIGSEEYFDQMIDWGAKFCWFFTYMPVGNAAVPELMVSAEQRAFMYRQIRKFRETKPIFTMDFWNDGEYVEGCIAGGRRYFHINAGGDIEPCAFIHYSDSNIREKTLLEALRSPLFMAYRKDQPFNENHLRPCPLLDNPGRLASMVESSDAHSTDLESPENVRDLSAKCKMPAERWAPVADDLWECSGCCAGCEVNQKSSAL; this is translated from the coding sequence ATGAACATAAAAGAAAAAGCCCAGGCATTTGCTTTGGATCAGGCCATGAACTACCTTTCGGGCGACCCGGAGAAAAATCTGCCGAAGCTTCTGGCATGGGTCGACCGCATCGGATGGGGGAAGGATTTTTCCGGCTCGAACGGCCCGAAAGAGACGATCCATAAAATCGTGGACGATCCGGAGAACGTCTGGCATCAGTATATTATGAGGCTCTGGAGGGACATCGACAACGACGTTCTGAAGAGCACCTTCCGCAATTTTGTGCTGAACGCCGCTCTGTTCGGTTTTCCGAAACAGGAAGCCCTTTCGGAACAGTACGGCTGCAATATCCCATGGGCGATCCTGATGGACCCGACCTCCGCATGCAATTTGCACTGCACCGGGTGCTGGGCGGCCGAATACGGCAACAAGCTGAATATGTCCTATGAGACGCTCGACAGCATCATCCGGCAGGGCACGGAGCTGGGAACTTATTTCTATCTGTATTCGGGCGGGGAACCCCTGGTGCGGAAAGCGGACATCATTCGTCTTTGCGAGGCGCATCCTGATTGCCAGTTTACCGCCTTCACCAACGGCACGCTGATCGACGAAGCCTTTGCAGACGAGATGCTGCGGGTCAAAAATTTCATCCCCGCCATCAGCGTCGAAGGATTCGAGAAGGACACCGATTTCCGCCGTGGGGAAGGGACCTTCAAAAAGGTAGAGAAGGCTATGGCGATCCTAAAAGCCAAACATCTTCCGTTCGGCATCTCCTGCTGCTACACGAGCAAGAACTGCGAAATGATCGGCTCGGAGGAATACTTCGACCAGATGATCGACTGGGGTGCCAAATTCTGCTGGTTCTTTACCTACATGCCGGTTGGTAACGCGGCCGTGCCGGAACTGATGGTCAGCGCCGAACAGCGAGCGTTCATGTATCGCCAGATCCGTAAATTCCGGGAGACCAAGCCGATCTTTACCATGGATTTCTGGAACGACGGAGAGTATGTGGAAGGATGCATTGCCGGCGGCAGACGGTACTTCCACATCAACGCGGGCGGGGACATCGAACCGTGCGCGTTCATCCACTACTCGGACTCCAACATCCGCGAGAAGACTCTGCTGGAAGCCCTGCGGTCGCCCCTGTTCATGGCGTACCGGAAGGACCAGCCCTTCAATGAAAACCACCTGCGCCCCTGCCCTCTGCTGGATAATCCCGGCCGGCTGGCGTCGATGGTGGAGAGCTCCGACGCTCACTCCACCGATCTGGAAAGTCCCGAAAACGTTCGCGATCTTTCCGCGAAGTGCAAAATGCCCGCCGAGCGCTGGGCTCCCGTGGCGGATGATCTCTGGGAATGTTCCGGGTGCTGCGCCGGATGTGAAGTAAATCAGAAAAGTTCTGCATTGTGA
- a CDS encoding DegV family protein yields MTCKIIVDSCCDMTPQLKERLDVTSVPLTMIVGKNEFIDNNSLDLTRFMAEMKGCTEKVASASPSPLIYQEAIENARESFVVTLSSRLSGSYASAVTGKMLADERGKADTYIFDSKSASAGEVLIAVKIRELLLKGTSRHNIIQAINHFIENMKTYFVLEQYGNLQKNGRLNRITGKLISVLNIKLVMGSDGSGNIALYAKPRGINQMIGKLLSLIESSGKRTEGESLVISHCNNPGLAKRLKVAIGQKYHFKEIFVVPTGGISSLYADDRGIVLAF; encoded by the coding sequence ATGACGTGTAAAATCATCGTGGACAGCTGCTGCGATATGACGCCGCAGCTCAAAGAACGCTTGGATGTGACATCGGTTCCCCTGACCATGATCGTAGGCAAAAATGAATTCATAGACAATAATTCGCTCGATCTGACCCGTTTTATGGCGGAAATGAAAGGCTGCACCGAAAAGGTCGCCTCCGCGTCTCCGTCCCCCCTCATTTATCAGGAAGCGATTGAAAACGCCCGGGAATCTTTTGTGGTCACATTGTCAAGCCGGCTTTCCGGCTCCTATGCCAGCGCGGTTACGGGCAAAATGCTCGCAGATGAACGTGGAAAGGCCGATACCTATATCTTTGACTCCAAAAGCGCATCCGCCGGAGAGGTATTGATTGCCGTTAAAATACGGGAATTGCTCCTGAAGGGGACATCCAGGCACAATATCATTCAGGCGATCAATCACTTTATTGAAAACATGAAAACCTATTTTGTCTTGGAACAGTATGGCAATCTGCAGAAAAACGGGCGGCTGAACAGGATCACAGGAAAATTGATCAGTGTACTGAATATCAAATTGGTGATGGGCTCGGACGGAAGCGGAAATATCGCGTTGTACGCAAAGCCCCGAGGGATCAACCAAATGATCGGAAAGCTGCTTTCGCTGATCGAAAGCAGCGGAAAAAGGACGGAGGGCGAAAGTCTTGTCATTTCTCACTGCAACAATCCGGGCCTTGCAAAACGCTTAAAGGTTGCCATCGGGCAAAAATATCACTTCAAAGAAATATTCGTCGTCCCGACCGGAGGAATTAGCTCCCTTTACGCCGACGACAGGGGGATTGTGCTGGCCTTTTAA
- the dnaX gene encoding DNA polymerase III subunit gamma/tau: protein MYQVLYRKWRPRVFADVVGQPQVTVTLKNELTAGRIAHAYLFTGSRGTGKTTCAKILAKAVNCLHPADGDPCGECEICRAADAGSLMDIVEIDAASNNGVDNIRSLREEANFTPAAAKYRVYIIDEVHMLSTGAFNALLKTLEEPPAHVIFILATTEVHKLPATILSRCQRFDFRRIPPKEIAERLTYVTRQENAELDPQAALLIARLADGALRDALSLLDQCLGRGKNITVEVVNETAGLVGREHLFELTDTIKEHDSGAALELIDRLHNSSKDMARLCEELSSHFRNLMLIKTTKDAHNMIAVPDAEYESLTKQALSTPLPAILHGLDTMQSALERMYRGGDRRVEFEMAMIRLCSPELDSTPDALIRRIEALERGTAVSKPKPVRAAEPETKPKPEVKVPESPPAQMLQEEPPEPSFERPDDPVAEPKKEIGELQKDAKRLSEWPEILQILKNYSHTIAAAFNGSAAYISGAYVLIDAPNDMAFRLLREPAQRENMRRAIQQVTGRTYKLGPYKARESEKETDPLAQLAGLAESEGIQVIKK from the coding sequence GTGTATCAGGTTCTGTACAGGAAATGGAGGCCAAGGGTGTTTGCCGATGTTGTCGGCCAGCCGCAGGTCACCGTTACGCTGAAAAATGAACTGACGGCGGGCCGCATTGCTCATGCGTACCTGTTTACCGGTTCCAGGGGAACGGGGAAAACCACGTGTGCGAAGATTCTTGCCAAGGCGGTCAACTGCCTGCACCCGGCGGACGGCGACCCCTGCGGCGAATGTGAGATCTGCCGCGCCGCGGACGCCGGTTCGCTGATGGACATTGTGGAAATCGACGCCGCCAGCAACAACGGCGTAGACAATATCCGCTCTTTGAGGGAGGAAGCCAATTTTACCCCGGCGGCCGCGAAATACCGGGTTTATATTATCGACGAGGTGCACATGCTCTCCACGGGAGCGTTCAACGCGCTGCTCAAAACGCTGGAAGAGCCGCCCGCCCACGTCATCTTTATCCTTGCGACAACGGAAGTACACAAGCTGCCCGCGACTATTTTGTCGCGGTGCCAGCGCTTTGATTTTCGCCGCATTCCGCCGAAGGAAATCGCGGAGCGCCTTACTTATGTTACCCGGCAGGAAAACGCGGAGCTCGACCCGCAGGCCGCGCTCCTGATTGCGCGCCTGGCGGACGGCGCCCTGCGCGACGCGCTGTCCCTTTTGGATCAGTGCCTGGGCCGTGGAAAAAACATCACGGTGGAAGTGGTGAATGAAACGGCCGGTCTGGTCGGGCGGGAACATCTTTTTGAGCTGACCGACACTATAAAGGAACATGATTCCGGCGCCGCGCTGGAGCTGATCGACCGGCTGCACAATTCCTCCAAGGATATGGCGAGGCTCTGTGAGGAGCTGTCCTCCCATTTCCGGAATCTGATGCTGATCAAAACTACGAAGGATGCCCACAACATGATCGCCGTACCCGACGCGGAGTACGAAAGCCTGACAAAACAGGCGCTTTCCACGCCGCTGCCCGCCATTCTGCACGGCCTGGATACCATGCAGTCCGCGCTGGAGCGGATGTACCGGGGAGGGGACAGGCGCGTCGAATTTGAAATGGCGATGATCCGCCTGTGTTCGCCGGAGCTGGATTCCACGCCGGACGCGCTGATTCGCCGCATAGAAGCCCTTGAGCGCGGCACGGCTGTTTCGAAGCCGAAGCCCGTCAGGGCGGCGGAGCCGGAAACGAAACCAAAGCCGGAAGTGAAGGTACCGGAAAGCCCGCCCGCACAAATGCTGCAGGAGGAACCGCCGGAGCCTTCCTTTGAAAGGCCGGACGACCCCGTCGCGGAACCCAAAAAGGAAATTGGGGAGCTGCAGAAGGACGCGAAGCGCCTTTCCGAATGGCCGGAGATCCTTCAGATCCTGAAAAATTATTCCCATACCATTGCGGCCGCGTTCAACGGCTCCGCCGCTTATATCAGCGGTGCCTATGTGCTGATCGACGCGCCGAACGATATGGCGTTCCGGCTGCTGAGAGAGCCCGCCCAGCGTGAAAATATGCGCAGGGCGATTCAGCAGGTGACGGGCAGGACCTATAAGCTGGGCCCTTACAAGGCCCGTGAAAGCGAAAAGGAAACGGATCCGCTCGCGCAGCTGGCCGGGCTGGCTGAGAGCGAGGGCATTCAGGTTATCAAAAAATAA
- the smpB gene encoding SsrA-binding protein SmpB translates to MAKDNLKTLAQNKKAFHDYFVEESMEAGIELRGTEVKSLRKAQVNLKDAWCSIVKGELLINGMHISPYEHGNIFNQDPMRVRRLLMHRREIMRLFGLVKQDGYSLIPLSVYLKGSMVKVQVGLCKGKKLYDKRADMAAKSAKRDIDRAMKEKNR, encoded by the coding sequence ATGGCAAAAGACAATTTAAAAACGCTGGCGCAAAATAAAAAAGCCTTTCACGACTACTTTGTGGAAGAAAGCATGGAAGCGGGCATCGAGCTTCGCGGAACAGAGGTCAAATCGCTCCGCAAGGCGCAGGTAAATCTGAAGGATGCGTGGTGTTCCATTGTCAAGGGAGAACTTCTGATTAACGGAATGCATATCAGCCCTTATGAACACGGCAATATTTTTAATCAGGACCCTATGCGGGTGCGGCGGCTTTTAATGCACAGGCGCGAGATCATGCGTTTGTTCGGGCTGGTCAAGCAGGACGGTTATTCGCTGATACCGCTGTCCGTTTATCTGAAGGGGTCCATGGTCAAGGTGCAGGTCGGTTTGTGCAAAGGCAAAAAGCTTTATGACAAACGCGCAGATATGGCGGCGAAATCCGCAAAGCGGGATATCGACCGCGCGATGAAGGAAAAGAACCGGTAA
- the recR gene encoding recombination mediator RecR: protein MPSYNVAPLSRLIEQFERLPGIGHKSAQRLAYYVLGLSKEGAQNFADAIMDAHEKIHYCKICCNLTDQELCPVCRNEARDKSVICVVEDPRDVIALERTNEFNATYHVLHGAISPLSGVGPDQLCIKELLARVNNGEVKEVIMATNPTVEGEATAMYISRLLKPLGVRVTRLAYGIPVGGDLEYADEVTLTRAIEGRSEM, encoded by the coding sequence ATGCCATCCTATAACGTGGCGCCTTTGTCGCGCCTGATTGAGCAGTTCGAGCGGCTGCCCGGCATCGGACATAAGAGCGCGCAGCGGCTGGCCTATTATGTGCTCGGCCTTTCCAAAGAGGGCGCGCAGAATTTCGCAGACGCCATTATGGACGCTCACGAAAAAATACATTATTGCAAAATATGCTGCAATCTGACCGACCAGGAGCTTTGTCCCGTCTGCCGCAACGAGGCGCGGGACAAATCCGTCATCTGTGTGGTGGAGGACCCCCGCGACGTGATCGCGCTGGAGCGTACCAACGAGTTTAACGCGACCTATCATGTGCTGCACGGGGCCATTTCCCCGCTCAGCGGCGTCGGTCCGGATCAGCTTTGCATCAAGGAGCTTCTGGCGCGTGTGAACAACGGTGAAGTGAAAGAGGTCATTATGGCGACCAATCCGACCGTTGAGGGCGAGGCGACCGCCATGTATATTTCGCGCCTTCTGAAGCCTCTCGGCGTCAGAGTGACGCGGCTTGCCTATGGAATTCCCGTGGGCGGCGATCTGGAGTATGCGGATGAGGTAACGCTGACCCGCGCGATCGAGGGCCGCAGCGAGATGTAG
- the ku gene encoding non-homologous end joining protein Ku, which yields MPVAHHSVISFGLVAIPVAMYTATQDNDIHFNQLHKEDQSRVRYKKTCAHCGKELKTEDIIKGYEYDKDQYVVVSDEEIEKIKTEKEKSIQILHFAQLNQISPVYYDKTYQVIPDKGGEKAFELLRSALMKEQKIAIGKTVMGTKDTLMAIIPRENGVLISTMFYQDDIKDLQKSYDIPEPNEQELKMAQALIDTMDTPFDPSQYKDEYQERLKELIEAKIAGKDVVAASSEEQTGKVIDLMDALKASIEKQHEDKTKNEPTKKKASKTKGA from the coding sequence ATGCCAGTGGCACATCATTCCGTTATTTCATTTGGACTTGTGGCGATTCCTGTGGCTATGTATACGGCCACTCAGGATAACGATATTCATTTTAATCAGCTGCACAAGGAAGACCAGAGCCGTGTACGGTATAAAAAAACCTGTGCTCATTGCGGAAAAGAACTGAAAACTGAAGATATCATCAAAGGCTATGAGTATGATAAGGACCAGTATGTCGTCGTATCGGATGAAGAAATAGAAAAAATCAAGACTGAAAAGGAAAAATCGATCCAGATCCTGCATTTCGCGCAATTAAACCAGATTTCGCCGGTTTATTACGATAAGACGTATCAGGTGATCCCGGATAAGGGCGGAGAAAAAGCCTTTGAACTTCTGAGGTCCGCTCTGATGAAGGAGCAGAAGATTGCAATAGGCAAGACTGTTATGGGGACAAAGGACACTTTGATGGCGATCATCCCGCGTGAAAATGGGGTGTTGATTTCAACCATGTTTTATCAGGATGATATTAAAGATCTCCAGAAGTCTTACGATATTCCAGAGCCAAACGAACAGGAATTAAAAATGGCTCAGGCGCTGATTGACACAATGGACACGCCTTTTGATCCGTCTCAGTATAAGGATGAATATCAGGAAAGGCTCAAAGAGCTCATTGAAGCAAAAATCGCCGGAAAGGACGTTGTCGCTGCCAGTTCCGAGGAGCAAACCGGAAAAGTGATCGATTTGATGGATGCGCTGAAAGCCAGCATTGAAAAGCAGCATGAGGATAAAACAAAGAATGAGCCGACAAAAAAGAAGGCAAGTAAAACGAAAGGTGCGTAA
- a CDS encoding response regulator transcription factor: MVNILVVEDDSKLNQIVCTYLNDSGYAAKGCLNPREAYDLMYNNPYDLIISDIMMPEIDGFEFAEAVRNIDKTVPILFMTARDDISSKQKGFGAGIDDYMVKPINIDELVLRVGALLRRAHIANEKKLTVGSLAMDADARTATVDGEEIPVTAREFNILYKMLSYPKHTFSRAQLMDEFWSVDSDTSLRAVDVYVTKLRDKFSLCKDFKIVTVHGLGYKAVLS, translated from the coding sequence ATGGTGAATATCCTTGTCGTAGAAGACGACAGTAAACTCAATCAAATCGTATGCACATACCTAAACGACAGCGGTTATGCCGCCAAGGGCTGCCTGAACCCAAGGGAGGCCTATGACCTCATGTATAACAATCCGTACGATCTTATCATTTCCGACATCATGATGCCGGAAATCGACGGCTTTGAATTTGCCGAAGCGGTAAGGAATATCGACAAAACGGTCCCCATCCTCTTTATGACCGCCAGGGATGACATCTCCTCAAAGCAAAAGGGATTTGGGGCGGGCATCGACGATTATATGGTTAAACCCATCAACATAGACGAACTGGTGCTGCGGGTCGGCGCCCTGCTTCGCCGCGCGCATATTGCCAATGAAAAAAAGCTGACAGTTGGAAGCCTCGCGATGGATGCGGATGCAAGGACCGCCACGGTGGACGGGGAAGAAATTCCTGTGACGGCCCGGGAGTTCAACATCCTTTATAAGATGCTTTCCTATCCAAAGCACACCTTTTCCCGCGCGCAGTTGATGGACGAGTTCTGGAGCGTCGACAGCGACACCAGCCTAAGGGCCGTGGATGTATATGTCACGAAGTTGCGAGACAAGTTTTCCTTATGCAAGGATTTCAAAATCGTCACGGTGCACGGGTTGGGATACAAGGCGGTGCTATCTTGA
- a CDS encoding flavodoxin family protein, with product MKKILVVQGGGRANGNTSQLASAFASGAREAGHDVEMISLLKHEVKGCLGCNACRYGKPCIQKMLLMILYRRSRWQI from the coding sequence ATGAAAAAGATATTAGTAGTTCAAGGCGGCGGGCGTGCTAACGGTAATACATCCCAACTGGCCAGCGCGTTTGCAAGCGGTGCCAGAGAAGCAGGGCATGATGTTGAAATGATTTCGCTTTTGAAGCATGAAGTAAAAGGTTGCCTTGGTTGCAATGCCTGCCGTTACGGAAAGCCTTGTATTCAAAAGATGCTTTTAATGATATTGTACCGAAGATCAAGATGGCAGATTTGA
- a CDS encoding YbaB/EbfC family nucleoid-associated protein, which produces MKARLPQGYGGGGASNLQQLARQAQKIQEDMDQATAELEAKEYTATAGGDAVKATVTGKMEVKAIDIKPEVVDPEDVEMLSDLVLAAVNEALRAAAADKSQRMEKISGGINMPGML; this is translated from the coding sequence ATGAAAGCAAGATTGCCGCAGGGATACGGCGGAGGCGGAGCTTCCAATTTGCAGCAGCTGGCGCGCCAGGCCCAGAAGATACAGGAGGATATGGATCAGGCGACAGCCGAGCTGGAAGCAAAGGAATATACCGCAACAGCCGGCGGGGACGCCGTAAAGGCAACGGTAACGGGTAAGATGGAGGTAAAGGCCATCGATATCAAGCCCGAGGTCGTCGACCCCGAAGATGTGGAAATGCTTTCCGACCTTGTTCTCGCCGCTGTTAACGAGGCGCTCCGGGCCGCCGCCGCAGACAAGAGCCAGCGCATGGAGAAAATCTCCGGCGGCATCAATATGCCGGGTATGCTTTAA
- a CDS encoding glycerol-3-phosphate acyltransferase, whose protein sequence is MQFLCIVIGYLCGCLLTADVVARYKTGKSAFKIGTGNPGMANILEQLGAKWAAITLLGDVFKTVLPCLLCRYLLFKSLGPSAILYAGLGTALGHGFPFWHKFRGGRSVAVICMYIVLLSPLWGLIANLTGLCIVIATGYLALGALAIPTLFLIPVFLNFGLEAGFVALAGVALVFFLHRDSIRRIANKVEKKVDLLAKFSSENSALR, encoded by the coding sequence ATGCAATTTTTATGTATCGTCATCGGATATCTGTGCGGCTGTCTCCTGACGGCCGATGTTGTCGCCCGCTATAAAACGGGTAAAAGCGCCTTTAAGATTGGGACGGGGAATCCGGGCATGGCGAATATTTTGGAGCAGTTGGGTGCGAAGTGGGCCGCTATCACTCTGCTCGGGGATGTCTTTAAAACCGTATTGCCCTGCCTCCTCTGCCGATACCTTTTGTTCAAATCACTGGGCCCGTCGGCAATCCTTTATGCGGGCTTAGGCACCGCACTCGGTCACGGGTTCCCGTTCTGGCACAAATTTCGCGGCGGCAGAAGCGTCGCTGTCATCTGTATGTATATCGTGCTGCTTTCCCCCTTGTGGGGACTGATCGCCAATCTAACCGGACTCTGTATTGTTATTGCGACGGGATATCTGGCGCTTGGTGCTTTGGCGATTCCCACGCTGTTTTTGATTCCGGTTTTTCTGAATTTTGGGCTTGAGGCAGGTTTCGTCGCTTTGGCTGGTGTTGCACTTGTATTTTTTCTTCATCGTGATTCCATCCGAAGAATTGCAAATAAAGTGGAAAAGAAAGTCGATTTGCTGGCAAAATTCAGCTCGGAGAATTCGGCGTTACGATAG